One genomic window of Marinitoga sp. 38H-ov includes the following:
- a CDS encoding type II secretion system protein, whose amino-acid sequence MSLKRKSGFSLYEVLIVLAVIAILGTFAVPMVNNVISKAKMTKIVNDMKVLETSIIQYYYNENAIPADINSLITNNYLENSVDNINFSTKSNVVYVYYDSSVEKADDLEKLDTTLKWSSSKTDFSTLSDVPDETNIYPVLKVSF is encoded by the coding sequence ATGTCATTGAAAAGAAAGTCAGGTTTTTCTTTGTATGAAGTATTAATTGTTTTAGCTGTTATTGCAATTTTAGGAACTTTTGCAGTACCAATGGTTAATAATGTTATTTCAAAAGCAAAGATGACAAAAATAGTAAATGATATGAAAGTTTTAGAAACTTCTATTATTCAATATTATTATAATGAAAATGCTATTCCTGCTGATATTAATTCTTTAATCACTAACAATTATTTAGAAAATAGCGTAGATAATATAAATTTTAGTACAAAATCTAATGTTGTTTATGTATATTACGATAGTTCTGTTGAAAAAGCTGACGATTTAGAAAAATTAGACACTACATTAAAATGGAGTTCGTCTAAAACGGATTTTTCTACACTATCAGATGTTCCAGATGAAACTAATATTTATCCTGTTTTAAAGGTTTCTTTTTAA